A part of Actinomycetota bacterium genomic DNA contains:
- a CDS encoding thymidylate synthase — MEITFIEARDLPDAWFQCVYNIFDKGREYVIDRGSFKGNRRLEYDFVVVKIKYPETRPLIPDIPPGIGLPPPTDMEYVHEYLEKLCSASSKAENEDYTYGMYLEHQIQEVIRMYREEGFGTNQACMAVCDSQSIYLDDPPCLRQIDTRIYPEERKLHFVVYFRSWDLWAGFPSNLAGIQLLKEYMAEEIGVEPGETIALSKGMHLYDYAWELAKIRLGKS, encoded by the coding sequence ATGGAGATCACCTTCATCGAGGCCAGGGACCTGCCGGACGCCTGGTTCCAGTGCGTCTACAACATCTTCGATAAGGGCAGGGAATACGTCATCGACCGGGGCAGCTTCAAGGGGAACCGTCGCCTGGAATACGACTTCGTGGTGGTGAAGATAAAGTACCCGGAGACCCGTCCCCTCATCCCCGACATCCCGCCCGGCATCGGGTTGCCCCCTCCCACGGATATGGAATACGTACATGAATACCTGGAAAAGCTGTGTTCCGCGAGCTCCAAGGCGGAGAACGAGGACTACACCTACGGCATGTACCTGGAACACCAGATACAGGAGGTCATCCGCATGTACCGGGAGGAGGGATTCGGCACCAACCAGGCATGCATGGCGGTGTGCGATTCCCAGTCTATCTACCTCGACGACCCTCCGTGCCTCCGCCAGATAGACACCCGCATCTATCCCGAGGAGCGCAAGCTGCATTTCGTGGTCTATTTCCGTTCCTGGGACCTCTGGGCCGGCTTTCCCTCCAATCTGGCGGGTATCCAGCTCCTCAAGGAGTACATGGCGGAGGAGATCGGCGTGGAACCCGGTGAGACCATCGCCCTCTCCAAGGGCATGCACCTCTACGACTACGCCTGGGAGCTGGCCAAGATCCGCCTGGGAAAGTCCTGA
- a CDS encoding acyl-CoA dehydratase activase, whose product MAAPPIVAGCDVGSTTGKALLMRGEEVLGFSIIPCAVRPELTAEQALELAMREAEVSSREDIAYVVGTGYGRVRIPFADENVSEITCHGLGAYFLRPGERTLIDIGGQDCKVIRINSQGRVVDFAMNDKCAAGTGRFFEAMARVLEVSLEELTSLSLRSVKPAQITSQCSVFAESEVITLLNEGVALEDIAAGINEAIASRLAVLVRKVGLEGEASVSGGCAKNRGLILSLERRLQVKVEELGMDPQVIGALGAAVIAGKKAMGASGGGG is encoded by the coding sequence ATGGCTGCTCCGCCGATAGTGGCCGGTTGCGACGTGGGATCGACAACCGGGAAAGCCCTGCTCATGCGGGGGGAAGAAGTGCTGGGCTTCTCCATTATCCCCTGCGCCGTGAGGCCCGAGCTCACCGCCGAACAGGCCCTCGAGCTGGCCATGCGCGAGGCGGAGGTGTCCTCACGCGAGGATATTGCCTACGTGGTGGGGACCGGCTACGGCCGAGTGCGCATCCCCTTCGCCGACGAGAACGTCTCCGAGATAACCTGCCACGGCCTGGGCGCCTACTTCCTCAGGCCGGGCGAGCGCACGCTCATCGACATCGGCGGGCAGGACTGCAAGGTCATACGCATCAATTCCCAGGGACGGGTGGTGGACTTCGCCATGAACGATAAGTGCGCGGCGGGCACGGGCAGGTTCTTCGAGGCCATGGCCCGCGTGCTGGAGGTATCCCTGGAAGAACTTACCAGTTTGTCCCTGCGTTCCGTAAAACCGGCGCAGATCACCAGCCAGTGCAGTGTCTTCGCCGAGTCCGAGGTCATCACCCTGCTTAACGAGGGGGTGGCCCTGGAGGATATCGCCGCCGGCATCAACGAGGCCATCGCCTCCCGCCTGGCCGTGCTGGTGCGCAAGGTGGGCCTGGAGGGGGAGGCCTCCGTGTCCGGGGGCTGCGCCAAGAACCGCGGCCTCATCCTCTCCCTGGAGAGGAGGCTCCAGGTGAAGGTGGAGGAACTGGGCATGGACCCACAGGTGATAGGGGCTCTGGGGGCGGCGGTGATAGCGGGGAAAAAGGCGATGGGCGCGAGCGGCGGGGGTGGGTAA
- a CDS encoding GAF domain-containing protein gives MERPGTPEGEERYIRKIKELDMIWRLNEQIMSFRDMGSLLQSILKGALEVMEATSGSIMLIDPPGSDTLVIKAAHGLRREVVQKARTRVGEGIAGLVAERREGMLLLDDLMDPRLRTRRKVTDALSVPIIAEGELLGVLNLNTKRGQAFGEFDLFLLNTLIKQIASAIVRGERLENLRSRLSVIEEREREIVEEIRRLDRLLDEKRREYQRLRQEHDRLLREMQGLSGPVA, from the coding sequence ATGGAGCGGCCCGGGACTCCGGAAGGGGAGGAGAGGTATATCCGGAAGATAAAGGAGCTGGACATGATCTGGCGGCTCAACGAACAGATCATGTCCTTCCGCGATATGGGGAGCCTCCTGCAGAGCATACTCAAGGGAGCCCTGGAGGTCATGGAGGCCACCTCGGGTTCCATAATGCTCATCGACCCGCCGGGAAGCGACACCCTGGTCATCAAAGCCGCCCACGGATTGCGCCGGGAGGTGGTGCAGAAGGCCCGCACCCGGGTGGGGGAGGGCATAGCCGGGCTGGTGGCGGAAAGGAGGGAGGGGATGCTCCTCCTGGACGACCTCATGGACCCGCGGCTACGCACCCGGCGCAAGGTTACCGATGCCCTGAGCGTGCCCATCATCGCCGAGGGCGAACTGCTGGGGGTGCTGAACCTTAACACCAAGCGCGGCCAGGCCTTCGGGGAATTCGACCTCTTTTTACTCAACACCCTCATCAAGCAGATTGCCTCGGCCATAGTGAGGGGCGAGCGCCTGGAGAACCTACGCTCCAGGCTCTCCGTGATCGAGGAGCGGGAGAGGGAGATCGTGGAGGAGATAAGGCGCCTGGACCGGCTCCTGGACGAGAAACGCCGGGAATACCAGAGGTTGCGACAGGAGCACGACAGGCTCCTGCGCGAGATGCAGGGCCTGTCCGGCCCGGTGGCCTGA
- a CDS encoding flavodoxin family protein translates to MKPENRYLLALYASPRRRGNTSLLLDSLVEGAREAGVEAVSFRVAEMDIRPCRGCDACSRDGQCVQEDDMQAIYPHLERAGAVVLAAPIFSMNICAQAKALIDRCQRFWALTYVLKSHPVSEDFAVRRKGLFISCCGRDVPETFECTRPTVAYFFHIIRVGRWDSYTYAGVDRAGEIRGVEGALERAARWGRELGSV, encoded by the coding sequence ATGAAGCCGGAAAACCGTTACCTTCTGGCGCTTTACGCCAGCCCGCGGCGACGCGGCAACACCTCCCTCCTACTGGATTCCCTGGTGGAGGGGGCGCGGGAGGCCGGGGTGGAGGCCGTGTCCTTCCGGGTGGCGGAGATGGACATCCGTCCCTGCCGGGGGTGCGACGCTTGCTCCCGCGACGGACAATGCGTCCAGGAAGACGACATGCAGGCCATCTACCCTCACCTGGAGAGGGCGGGCGCCGTGGTCCTAGCGGCGCCCATATTCTCCATGAACATATGTGCCCAGGCCAAGGCCCTAATCGACCGCTGCCAGCGATTCTGGGCCCTGACCTACGTCCTGAAATCCCACCCGGTGAGCGAGGATTTCGCGGTCCGGAGGAAGGGCCTGTTCATCTCCTGCTGCGGGAGGGACGTCCCGGAGACCTTCGAGTGCACCCGCCCCACCGTTGCTTATTTTTTCCATATCATCCGCGTGGGCAGGTGGGACTCCTACACCTATGCCGGCGTGGACCGGGCGGGCGAGATACGAGGCGTGGAGGGGGCCCTGGAGAGGGCGGCCCGGTGGGGAAGGGAACTGGGGAGCGTGTAG
- a CDS encoding class I SAM-dependent methyltransferase translates to MRRGWESAGGREEGPGMAGEGVEETLVPPYRVSSLLYDRMVGEVLHQAWRENFERLERRYALSLDLVADVACGTGLVTRYLVERGSRVFGVDRSEEMLRVAAARLKGSTGVALLRQDMRYLSLPSKVQTLVCATDSLNHLLSEEDVRRALSSFASALEEGGHLLFDVNTAYQLREGGDETEWSFRVEGWRLNWRSEWVEETSTATLTMHLERADGREGGWVEVHRERAYPADLLVSILEEAGFRRVEVWDAAGLGKPGAKTRRLQFAALRG, encoded by the coding sequence ATGCGGCGGGGATGGGAGTCGGCGGGTGGAAGGGAGGAGGGGCCGGGCATGGCCGGCGAAGGCGTTGAGGAGACCCTTGTACCCCCTTACCGGGTCTCCTCCCTGCTCTACGACCGGATGGTGGGGGAGGTCCTCCACCAGGCGTGGCGGGAGAACTTCGAGCGGCTGGAAAGAAGGTACGCCCTGAGTCTGGACCTGGTGGCCGACGTGGCTTGCGGGACGGGCCTGGTCACCCGTTACCTGGTGGAGAGGGGCAGCCGGGTCTTCGGGGTGGACCGTTCGGAGGAGATGCTGCGGGTGGCCGCTGCCCGCCTTAAGGGGAGCACGGGAGTCGCTCTCCTCCGGCAGGACATGCGCTACCTTTCCCTACCCTCAAAGGTGCAGACCCTGGTCTGCGCCACCGATTCCCTGAACCACCTCCTGAGCGAGGAGGACGTTCGCCGCGCACTCTCCTCCTTCGCTTCCGCCCTGGAGGAGGGAGGCCACCTCCTCTTCGACGTGAACACCGCCTACCAGCTGAGGGAAGGGGGCGATGAGACGGAGTGGTCCTTTCGAGTGGAGGGCTGGCGCCTTAACTGGAGGAGCGAATGGGTGGAAGAGACTTCCACCGCCACCCTCACCATGCACCTGGAGCGGGCGGACGGGCGGGAGGGCGGCTGGGTGGAGGTACACCGCGAAAGGGCCTATCCCGCCGACCTCCTGGTTTCCATCCTCGAGGAGGCGGGATTCCGCAGGGTGGAGGTATGGGACGCCGCCGGGCTGGGGAAGCCGGGGGCGAAGACCCGGCGCCTGCAGTTCGCGGCCCTCCGGGGTTAA